In one Shewanella loihica PV-4 genomic region, the following are encoded:
- a CDS encoding methyl-accepting chemotaxis protein — translation MKAIQFRKIDALLIKLSLNGKFWVVCSMVTAITLTIALLNLNAANNQLHAGSAARVQASVDAYAKVASQMGLSGEALARFAQDNSLRLASRDEQSRRGDSVTASAPVAGQYLQLSQDVAAWEAEGKSDAWWMLWVALIALYPLYQLSYWISTSLGGGLWDMYIAIKRLADGDLSFRLNFFGKDDFSLIAREIDRNADNMSEMVKAIGNNARTLANASDEFNLQAKQNDELAQFQHQFLDTVAVAMDQMTAAIEEVSHNAANTSDHTKHNATAAADSKQRIAEAVRRIGQLTGQIDAASSAVDQLSGNATEIGAVVTTINGISEQTNLLALNAAIEAARAGEQGRGFAVVADEVRTLAGRTQQATVEIQSMIEGLQSGSGQLADITHEIVEQAELGRAAIESVGSDVDTMADSIDQVFDMSSQIAASAEEQSVSARDIASQLNEIRDQSQTIKETAERSVVLASELQQSSTELDGILSQYRLQ, via the coding sequence ATGAAAGCTATCCAGTTTAGAAAGATAGATGCCTTGCTGATCAAACTCAGTCTTAACGGTAAATTTTGGGTGGTCTGCTCTATGGTGACGGCCATTACCCTGACCATCGCCTTGTTGAACTTAAATGCCGCCAACAATCAATTGCACGCCGGCTCGGCGGCCCGGGTACAGGCGAGCGTCGATGCCTATGCCAAGGTGGCGAGCCAGATGGGCTTAAGTGGTGAGGCGCTGGCGCGTTTTGCCCAGGACAACAGCCTGAGGCTGGCATCTCGTGATGAGCAGTCGCGCCGCGGTGATAGCGTGACCGCTAGCGCGCCGGTCGCCGGTCAATATCTGCAGCTGAGCCAGGACGTTGCCGCCTGGGAAGCCGAAGGCAAGAGCGATGCCTGGTGGATGCTGTGGGTCGCCCTTATCGCCCTCTATCCGCTGTATCAGCTGAGTTACTGGATCTCCACCTCCCTGGGCGGCGGTCTGTGGGACATGTATATCGCTATCAAGCGGCTGGCCGATGGCGATCTCTCCTTCAGACTCAATTTCTTCGGTAAGGATGACTTCAGTCTTATCGCCCGGGAGATCGACCGAAACGCGGACAACATGAGCGAGATGGTCAAAGCCATAGGCAACAATGCCAGGACGCTCGCTAATGCCTCCGATGAGTTTAATCTGCAGGCGAAACAGAACGATGAGCTGGCGCAGTTCCAGCATCAGTTTCTCGATACCGTCGCCGTGGCGATGGATCAGATGACCGCCGCCATCGAAGAGGTGTCCCATAACGCGGCCAACACCTCAGATCATACCAAGCATAATGCGACGGCCGCGGCCGACAGCAAGCAGCGTATCGCCGAGGCGGTGCGCCGTATCGGCCAGTTGACTGGCCAGATAGATGCGGCATCCAGCGCGGTGGATCAGCTGTCGGGCAACGCCACAGAGATTGGTGCCGTGGTGACCACCATCAACGGTATTTCCGAGCAGACCAATCTGCTGGCGCTGAATGCGGCCATCGAGGCGGCGCGTGCCGGTGAGCAGGGCCGTGGCTTTGCCGTGGTGGCCGACGAGGTTCGAACCCTGGCGGGACGCACCCAGCAGGCGACGGTGGAGATACAGTCGATGATCGAGGGGCTGCAGTCGGGCTCGGGTCAGCTGGCGGATATTACCCATGAGATTGTCGAGCAGGCCGAGCTTGGCCGTGCGGCCATAGAGTCAGTGGGCAGCGATGTGGATACCATGGCCGATTCTATCGATCAGGTGTTCGACATGAGCTCGCAGATCGCCGCTTCGGCGGAGGAGCAGAGCGTGTCGGCGCGGGATATCGCCTCGCAGCTCAATGAGATCCGTGACCAGTCGCAGACCATCAAGGAGACCGCCGAGCGTTCTGTGGTCTTGGCGAGCGAGCTGCAGCAATCTTCCACTGAGCTGGATGGCATTCTGTCGCAATACCGCTTGCAGTAG
- a CDS encoding DUF1097 domain-containing protein — protein sequence MENRMQVALSAGLLAAVWAGVADAFHLVTWVGFLACSTFFAQPKEGFQGVLMTWFTNLSGVFWAWVVISGGSYFDTPLVGYLLTGIVTSLMCLQASYQRLTFIPGAFIGCCITFALGGDMASILPPLVIGALLGYAMTLLTGQMVAFTAKTIPAIKLRLIKAQQ from the coding sequence ATGGAAAATCGTATGCAGGTCGCATTATCTGCAGGGCTGCTTGCTGCCGTTTGGGCAGGGGTCGCCGATGCATTTCACTTAGTCACTTGGGTTGGCTTTCTCGCGTGTAGCACTTTCTTCGCTCAGCCAAAGGAGGGTTTTCAAGGGGTGTTAATGACTTGGTTCACTAATCTCTCTGGCGTGTTCTGGGCCTGGGTGGTGATCTCCGGTGGTAGCTATTTCGATACGCCGCTTGTGGGTTATCTGCTGACGGGTATCGTTACCAGCCTGATGTGCCTGCAAGCCAGCTATCAAAGACTCACCTTTATTCCCGGCGCTTTCATCGGCTGCTGCATCACCTTCGCCCTCGGTGGCGATATGGCAAGCATACTGCCGCCACTCGTGATAGGTGCGCTGTTGGGTTATGCCATGACACTCCTAACGGGACAGATGGTGGCTTTTACCGCCAAGACTATACCTGCCATAAAGTTACGTCTAATCAAGGCTCAACAATAA